In the Magnetococcales bacterium genome, one interval contains:
- the waaF gene encoding lipopolysaccharide heptosyltransferase II, which yields MTIMSRPLLVIGPSWVGDMVLAQSLFKMLAMCRPGVALDVLAPLWSHPLLARMPEVRHALELPVGHGVLGLGVRYRLGCRLRERGYGQAILLPNSLKSALVPYWAGIPRRTGFLGEWRWGLLNDIRPLDRSRLPRTVDRFVALGLDPGEDLPVSVPVPSLRAEPADPCLSGKWPRLLDTRAPVLVLCPGAEYGPAKQWPVEHFALLARRQVQRGWQVWVLGSGKEMLLGERIAAQGGEGVINLAGSTQLGEAIDLMAQARAVVTNDSGLMHVAASLDVPVLALFGSSDPDHTPPLGEKAQILSLRLSCSPCWRRRCPLGHLDCLRQITPDRVATILEDLEKRG from the coding sequence ATGACCATCATGTCCCGGCCTTTGCTGGTCATAGGTCCATCCTGGGTGGGGGATATGGTCCTGGCGCAATCCTTGTTCAAGATGCTTGCCATGTGCCGTCCCGGGGTGGCCCTGGATGTACTTGCGCCGCTTTGGAGCCATCCCCTGCTGGCACGCATGCCGGAGGTGCGGCATGCCCTGGAGTTGCCTGTCGGGCATGGTGTCTTGGGGTTGGGTGTGCGCTATCGTCTGGGTTGCCGGTTGCGGGAGCGGGGTTATGGTCAGGCCATTTTGTTGCCCAACTCCTTGAAATCGGCCCTGGTGCCTTATTGGGCCGGAATTCCCCGCCGCACCGGCTTTTTGGGCGAATGGCGCTGGGGGTTGCTCAACGATATCCGTCCACTGGATCGGTCGCGTCTGCCGCGCACCGTGGATCGTTTTGTGGCCCTGGGTTTGGATCCCGGGGAGGATTTGCCTGTTTCTGTGCCTGTGCCATCCTTGCGGGCCGAGCCGGCTGATCCTTGTTTATCCGGAAAATGGCCAAGGTTGCTCGACACCCGGGCGCCGGTTTTGGTTCTTTGTCCGGGGGCCGAGTATGGTCCGGCCAAGCAGTGGCCGGTCGAGCATTTTGCCCTTCTGGCCCGCCGGCAGGTGCAGCGTGGTTGGCAAGTTTGGGTTTTGGGATCCGGCAAGGAGATGCTGCTTGGGGAGCGGATTGCCGCCCAGGGGGGGGAGGGGGTGATCAATCTGGCCGGGAGCACGCAACTGGGCGAGGCGATCGACCTGATGGCGCAGGCCCGGGCCGTGGTGACCAACGATTCGGGGCTTATGCACGTGGCTGCATCCCTGGATGTGCCTGTGCTGGCTCTTTTTGGTTCCTCGGATCCCGACCACACGCCACCCTTGGGGGAGAAGGCGCAGATACTCTCTCTTCGTCTGTCTTGTTCGCCATGTTGGCGTCGGCGGTGTCCTCTAGGTCATCTGGATTGTTTGCGGCAAATCACCCCGGACCGGGTGGCAACCATCCTGGAAGATTTGGAAAAAAGGGGTTGA